One Drosophila willistoni isolate 14030-0811.24 chromosome 2R unlocalized genomic scaffold, UCI_dwil_1.1 Seg167, whole genome shotgun sequence DNA segment encodes these proteins:
- the LOC6641944 gene encoding protein FAM151B, translating to MVRIRGKAKVKNLTDISWAHAVNSQQLLDAALSGDIDFIEADIVLGKINGEGEDLPVMAHPPATISDITLEDFLNQIKDYNDDHEGAEKGVKLDFKSIEVFEGSLDILDVTIPNMTYPIWLNADILSGPVEQNKTVPVDPDRFFAGCMRYKQAVLSIGWTTNWGADFREGEYTQEQCDAMLDTLKSNNVLSKELAMGITFPVRAGIAANSAERLHNLVAAVNETNESTLTIWSSDGDYVDVALLRELIFSFGVERVYLDVPEELASQLDLGNAGTGGANTFNSLVSFGFVSLCFWALSTYLQRI from the exons ATGGTCAGAATAAGAGGAAAAGCCAAGGTCAAAAATTTGACGGACATCAGCTGGGCTCATGCCGTCAACAGTCAGCAATTGCTGGACGCGGCTCTAAGCG GTGACATTGATTTTATTGAAGCCGATATTGTGCTGGGCAAGATCAATGGCGAAGGTGAAGATTTACCCGTTATGGCTCATCCGCCAGCCACGATTTCGGATATAACACTAGAAGACTTtctaaatcaaatcaaagacTATAATGATGACCATGAGGGTGCCGAAAAGGGTGTCAAATTGGATTTTAAATCTATTGAAGTATTCGAAGGTTCCCTAGACATTTTAGATGTCACCATACCAAAT ATGACCTATCCGATTTGGCTAAACGCCGATATTCTCAGTGGCCCAGTGGAGCAGAATAAAACAGTTCCCGTGGATCCGGATCGTTTCTTTGCCGGTTGCATGCGTTATAAGCAGGCTGTTCTTTCCATTGGTTGGACCACCAATTGGGGTGCCGATTTCCGAGAAGGTGAATACACACAGGAACAATGCGATGCCATGTTGGACACTCTCAAATCTAACAATGTCCTGTCCAAGGAACTGGCTATGGGCATCACGTTTCCAGTGCGTGCTGGAATTGCAGCCAATAGTGCTGAACGGTTACATAATTTGGTGGCAGCTGTTAATGAGACAAATGAAAGCACTTTAACCATTTGGTCATCCGATGGTGATTATGTGGATGTTGCCCTATTGAGAGAATTAATTTTTAGCTTTGGTGTGGAGCGTGTCTATTTGGATGTTCCCGAGGAGCTGGCCTCGCAATTGGATTTGGGCAATGCTGGCACTGGTGGAGCCAATACTTTTAACTCTCTGGTTAGCTTTGGTTTTGTTAGCCTTTGCTTCTGGGCTCTGTCCACTTATCTGCAGCGTATCTAA
- the LOC6642207 gene encoding uncharacterized protein LOC6642207 codes for MDEFVCLDYKKPPNSVVPDMRTSTYRGHRHITDVRLGNKLNAKFPNKNIYVRDPLLHEKQFSEYGANYEWKYGDPNIMRNPSLNMNVQFMKPFDQGKIRFVKRKMKPMSSVSMDTYTPKDLPLEEDPLPITMPTPVQSTKLIIDRSKTSYSKYLDPSATTYNLSYVRYNPLELQAGVAAHDNVTFWNWNEHLPAGKKVTREPDENMCDTTAAKKCPKRILEYQNQTKRVPNTGMKTEVRDNYKDPRVDSMDYDLSDVKPILVHEPITPFAKKSEYGIYGSGEPVLKYV; via the exons ATGGATGAATTTGTTTGTCTGGATTATAAGAAGCCACCGAACTCTGTGGTGCCCGATATGCGGACCTCTACCTATCGCGGACATCGTCATATTACGGATGTGCGATTGGGCAATAAATTGAATGCCAAATTTCCGAATAAAAATATCTATGTGCGAGATCCTTTGCTGCATGAGAAACAATTTTCGGAATATGGAGCCAACTACGAATGGAAG TATGGCGATCCGAATATTATGCGAAATCCTTCGCTTAATATGAATGTTCAATTCATGAAACCCTTCGATCAGGGTAAAATACGTTTTGTAAAACGAAAAATGAAACCCATGAGCAGTGTAAGCATGGACACATATACACCCAAGGATTTGCCACTGGAGGAAGATCCTTTACCCATAACCATGCCAACGCCGGTGCAATCAACCAAATTGATTATTGATCGCTCCAAAACGAGTTATAGCAAATATTTAGATCCATCGGCCACCACATATAATTTAAGCTATGTACGCTATAATCCCTTGGAATTGCAAGCTGGAGTCGCGGCTCATGATAATGTCACATTTTGGAATTGGAATGAACATTTGCCGGCGGGTAAGAAGGTAACGCGTGAACCCGATGAGAATATGTGTGATACGACGGCAGCCAAAAAATGTCCCAAGCGTATTTTGGAATACCAGAATCAAACGAAACGTGTCCCGAATACTGGCATGAAAACCGAAGTACGTGATAATTACAAGGATCCACGTGTCGATAGTATGGACTATGATTTATCCGATGTGAAGCCAATATTGGTGCATGAACCGATTACACCGTTTGCTAAAAAGAGCGAATATGGTATCTACGGATCGGGAGAACCAGTTTTGAAATATGTTTAA
- the LOC6642206 gene encoding cytidine deaminase, which produces MLEKRKLLKQYIKCLNEMEMELNKRKLNKKLNGYMDALKELQCEVDKRETKAAAVAQAAVNEKAISTSPNLPHPKMLDEYITTYCELDDTGRELLDAALDVRHNAYAPYSKFKVGAAFRSKSGVAYAGCNIENAAFTPGCCAERAALAKGISEGVLKYTAGAVVACHPSGFTTPCGVCRQFILEFAKADIPLYIAKAPEDEAAIPAIGDDDEILVTSIYNLMPHSFTVFESKE; this is translated from the exons atgttgGAAAAACGTAAACTTCTTAAGCAATACATAAAATGTCTCaacgaaatggaaatggaattaAATAAGCGTAagctaaataaaaaattgaatggCTATATGGATGCATTGAAGGAACTTCAATGTGAGGTGGACAAACGAGAAACAAAGGCAGCGGCGGTGGCGCAGGCAGCTGTAAATGAGAAAGCCATTAGCACCTCTCCGAATCTGCCACATCCCAAGATGTTAGATGAATACATTACCACATACTGTGAGCTGG ATGACACTGGCCGTGAACTATTGGATGCGGCTTTGGATGTACGGCATAATGCCTATGCCCCGTATAGTAAATTTAAAGTGGGTGCAGCATTCCGTTCTAAGAGTGGTGTAGCCTATGCTGGCTGTAATATCGAGAATGCGGCCTTCACTCCCGGTTGTTGTGCTGAGCGTGCTGCCTTGGCCAAGGGTATTAGCGAGGGTGTCCTGAAATATACAGCTGGAGCTGTAGTTGCCTGTCATCCATCGGGATTTACCACACCCTGTGGCGTATGCCGTCAGTTTATACTTGAATTCGCCAAAGCTGATATTCCCCTGTATATAGCCAAAGCTCCGGAAGATGAGGCTGCCATTCCGGCCATtggcgatgatgatgaaatcTTGGTTACATCTATCTACAATCTAATGCCACATAGTTTCACTGTCTTTGAGTCAAAGGAATAA
- the LOC6641945 gene encoding protein peste, producing MTSRVRHCARLGIVALGICCIVAGIYLFRNWIDMFTRMRGKEMALSPTSRSYEGWKVSPLPLNFDVYIFNWTNPEYFYIGSGQKPRFEQLGPYRFREKPDKVDIKWHNQNYSVSFRKKSFFYFDEEGSNGSLSDVITSVNTIAHAGARHASESFFGNIMLNGVNSAYSQRISITTTAEEFLFKGFEHPFISIGNVLSPSMVPFKRVGYQYPRNGSAEFDGDINMFTGADDIAKMGQIHTWNNMTHTGAFEGACGQVMGSMGEFFPPNLKPKDTVYMYMPKMCRAVPLDYTETVTVHGVTAYKFSGTDHALDNGTVYPETKCFCEEGDCQPIGVINIRKCAQNSSVFMSYPHFYKADPSYLEAIEGLSPDQSKHEFFMTLEPNAGVPMDVGGGFQANYLMEPIPGISLFRNVPRVMLPMMWCEERVRVTEDIAADIALVPLIVLLGQIVTGILLAGGLICTCWYPTRQVTQLCHGDPKAKAMALRPLAAFGGVGASALNSSAANAGGATAAAATAPGTLLRTTHERIGVRLLDYRRDSGLHEDQNSKENSPRERLITEPDSPDVIVR from the exons ATGACATCACGTGTGCGTCATTGTGCCCGTTTGGGCATCGTTGCGCTTGGAATCTGTTGCATAGTAGCCGGCATATATCTATTCCGCAATTGGATCGACATGTTCACACGCATGCGCGGCAAG GAAATGGCACTCAGTCCCACATCAAGATCATACGAAGGCTGGAAAGTTTCACCTTTACCATTGAATTTTGATGTCTATATATTCAATTGGACTAATCCAGAGTATTTTTATATTGGCTCTGGACAAAAGCCACGCTTCGAACAACTGGGACCATATCGTTTTAGAGAAAAACCCGATAAGGTCGATATCAAATGGCATAATCAAAACTATTCAGTATCATTTCGCAAGAAGTCATTTTTCTATTTCGATGAAGAGGGCAGTAATGGAAGTCTAAGTGATGTTATAACATCGGTTAATACCATTGCACAT GCTGGAGCTAGACATGCATCTGAATCATTTTTTGGAAACATAATGCTCAACGGTGTAAATTCGGCATATTCTCAACGAATTAGCATTACAACAACGGCAGAAGAGTTTCTGTTCAAGGGTTTTGAACATCCTTTCATTAGTATTGGAAATGTTTTAAGTCCCTCGATGGTGCCATTTAAACGTGTGGGCTATCAATATCCACGCAATGGCTCAGCTGAATTTGATGGCGATATAAATATGTTTACGGGAGCTGATGATATTGCGAAAATGGGACAGATTCATACCTGGAATAATATGACACATACAGGAGCATTTGAGGGTGCCTGTGGTCAGGTGATGGGCTCCATGGGTGAATTCTTTCCACCCAATTTGAAGCCAAAGGACACTGTTTACATGTACATGCCGAAAATGTGTCGGGCCGTGCCCTTAGATTACACGGAAACTGTCACTGTTCATGGTGTCACGGCTTATAAGTTTAGTGGTACGGATCACGCATTGGATAATGGCACCGTGTATCCAGAGACCAAATGCTTTTGCGAAGAAGGAGACTGTCAACCGATTGGTGTGATTAATATACGCAAATGTGCACAGAATTCCTCCGTGTTTATGTCATATCCACATTTCTATAAGGCCGATCCTAGTTATCTAGAAGCTATTGAAGGTTTATCACCGGATCAGTCGAAACATGAATTCTTTATGACTCTAGAGCCCAATGCTGGAGTGCCCATGGATGTGGGTGGTGGTTTTCAGGCTAATTATCTGATGGAGCCAATTCCTGGAATAAg TTTATTCCGTAATGTTCCACGTGTCATGTTGCCAATGATGTGGTGCGAGGAGCGAGTTCGTGTCACCGAAGATATTGCCGCTGACATAGCATTAGTTCCTTTAATTGTTCTCTTGGGGCAAATAGTCACTGGTATATTGCTGGCTGGTGGTCTAATTTGCACCTGCTGGTATCCCACGAGGCAAGTGACACAACTTTGTCATGGTGATCCCAAGGCCAAGGCAATGGCCTTGCGTCCACTCGCCGCATTTGGTGGTGTTGGTGCCTCCGCCTTAAATTCATCGGCTGCTAATGCCggaggagcaacagcagcagcagcaacagcgcCAGGAACACTTTTGCGTACGACCCATGAACGCATAGGAGTCCGTCTGCTGGATTACAGACGTGACTCTGGTTTACACGAGGACCAGAATAGCAAGGAGAACTCACCGAGAGAGCGTCTAATAACTGAACCCGACTCGCCAGATGTGATAGTTAGATAA
- the LOC6642208 gene encoding sorting nexin-6 isoform X2, whose amino-acid sequence MMDGTDESNILNSPSANNGNGITLEIGSPSNPLANPGPTSAAGGATNGSGGSATSPDSSSTSAPVTTPVGGALPLGENALHVEISDALSEKEKVKFTVHTRTTLPGFAKKDNNVVRQHEEFVWLHDRIEENDDYAGYIIPPCPPRPDFDASREKLQRLGEGEGNMTKEEFKKMKSELEAEYLATFKKTVAMHEVFLRRLASHPVFRVDQHLKVFLEYDQDLCAKPRKKMAIFGGFVKSLGKTTDEILLSATVRDVNDFFENELQFLTEYHGHLREAAARTEKMTQRHKDVGDSHQKISSALTQLSTIEKGNVETFVAKAAEVFEKIKNLETRVASDQDLKLGDTLRYYQRDSDAAKALLIRRLRCLAAYETANRNLEKARSKNKDVHAAETAQAEACEKFESMSACGKEELIGFRNRRVAAFKKSLVELSELEIKHAKTQYEYLRQSLLALKEIA is encoded by the exons ATGATG gACGGAACGGATGAGTCAAACATACTAAATAGTCCCTCGGCAAACAATGGAAATGGTATTACATTGGAAATCGGTTCGCCTTCGAATCCCCTGGCGAATCCAGGTCCAACTTCGGCCGCTGGGGGAGCAACAAATGGAAGCGGCGGGTCGGCCACCTCGCCGGATAGTTCATCCACATCAGCACCAGTGACGACACCAGTCGGTGGTGCTCTGCCATTGGGGGAAAATGCATTGCATGTAGAGATTTCCGATGCGCtgagtgaaaaagaaaaggtCAAATTTACAGTCCACACAAGGACAACGCTGCCAGGATTTGCCAAAAAGGATAATAATGTGGTGCGACAACATGAGGAATTTGTATGGCTGCATGATCGCATCGAGGAGAATGATGACTATGCGGGCTATATT ATTCCCCCATGCCCGCCCCGCCCAGATTTTGATGCCTCACGCGAGAAACTGCAGCGTTTGGGCGAGGGTGAGGGTAATATGACCAAAGAGGAATTCAAGAAAATGAAATCCGAACTGGAAGC AGAATACTTGGCCACCTTTAAGAAGACAGTCGCGATGCATGAGGTATTCCTAAGACGGTTGGCCAGTCATCCTGTTTTTCGTGTTGATCAACATTTAAAAGTATTCCTTGAATACGATCAGGATTTGTGCGCCAAGCCACGCAAGAAGATGGCCATTTTTGGTGGCTTTGTCAAATCGTTGGGCAAAACAACGGATGAGATATTGCTAAGTGCCACAGTTCGGGATGTGAATGATTTCTTTGAAAATGAATTGCAATTTCTTACTGAATATCATGGGCATTTGCGTGAGGCAGCCGCTCGAACTGAAAAGATGACACAACGACACAAAGATGTTGGTGATTCGCATCAGAAAATATCCAGTGCTCTGACTCAATTATCCACAATTGAAAAGGGCAATGTTGAGACTTTTGTTGCCAAAGCTGCCGAGGTTTTTGAAAAGATTAAG AATCTTGAAACTCGTGTGGCTAGCGATCAGGACCTTAAATTGGGCGACACCCTCCGCTATTATCAGCGTGATAGTGATGCCGCCAAAGCCTTGTTAATACGTCGCCTACGTTGCCTGGCCGCCTATGAGACGGCTAACCGTAATTTGGAGAAGGCTCGTTCGAAAAACAAAGATGTTCATGCG GCTGAAACTGCTCAGGCCGAGGCATGTGAGAAATTTGAATCAATGTCAGCCTGCGGCAAGGAAGAGTTAATTGGTTTTCGTAATCGTCGTGTGGCGGCTTTCAAAAAGAG TCTCGTTGAACTCTCCGAACTGGAAATCAAACATGCCAAAACCCAATACGAATATCTTCGTCAATCTTTGTTGGCCTTAAAGGAAATTGCCTGA
- the LOC6642208 gene encoding sorting nexin-6 isoform X1, translating into MMDGTDESNILNSPSANNGNGITLEIGSPSNPLANPGPTSAAGGATNGSGGSATSPDSSSTSAPVTTPVGGALPLGENALHVEISDALSEKEKVKFTVHTRTTLPGFAKKDNNVVRQHEEFVWLHDRIEENDDYAGYIIPPCPPRPDFDASREKLQRLGEGEGNMTKEEFKKMKSELEAEYLATFKKTVAMHEVFLRRLASHPVFRVDQHLKVFLEYDQDLCAKPRKKMAIFGGFVKSLGKTTDEILLSATVRDVNDFFENELQFLTEYHGHLREAAARTEKMTQRHKDVGDSHQKISSALTQLSTIEKGNVETFVAKAAEVFEKIKNLETRVASDQDLKLGDTLRYYQRDSDAAKALLIRRLRCLAAYETANRNLEKARSKNKDVHAPLDVQEAETAQAEACEKFESMSACGKEELIGFRNRRVAAFKKSLVELSELEIKHAKTQYEYLRQSLLALKEIA; encoded by the exons ATGATG gACGGAACGGATGAGTCAAACATACTAAATAGTCCCTCGGCAAACAATGGAAATGGTATTACATTGGAAATCGGTTCGCCTTCGAATCCCCTGGCGAATCCAGGTCCAACTTCGGCCGCTGGGGGAGCAACAAATGGAAGCGGCGGGTCGGCCACCTCGCCGGATAGTTCATCCACATCAGCACCAGTGACGACACCAGTCGGTGGTGCTCTGCCATTGGGGGAAAATGCATTGCATGTAGAGATTTCCGATGCGCtgagtgaaaaagaaaaggtCAAATTTACAGTCCACACAAGGACAACGCTGCCAGGATTTGCCAAAAAGGATAATAATGTGGTGCGACAACATGAGGAATTTGTATGGCTGCATGATCGCATCGAGGAGAATGATGACTATGCGGGCTATATT ATTCCCCCATGCCCGCCCCGCCCAGATTTTGATGCCTCACGCGAGAAACTGCAGCGTTTGGGCGAGGGTGAGGGTAATATGACCAAAGAGGAATTCAAGAAAATGAAATCCGAACTGGAAGC AGAATACTTGGCCACCTTTAAGAAGACAGTCGCGATGCATGAGGTATTCCTAAGACGGTTGGCCAGTCATCCTGTTTTTCGTGTTGATCAACATTTAAAAGTATTCCTTGAATACGATCAGGATTTGTGCGCCAAGCCACGCAAGAAGATGGCCATTTTTGGTGGCTTTGTCAAATCGTTGGGCAAAACAACGGATGAGATATTGCTAAGTGCCACAGTTCGGGATGTGAATGATTTCTTTGAAAATGAATTGCAATTTCTTACTGAATATCATGGGCATTTGCGTGAGGCAGCCGCTCGAACTGAAAAGATGACACAACGACACAAAGATGTTGGTGATTCGCATCAGAAAATATCCAGTGCTCTGACTCAATTATCCACAATTGAAAAGGGCAATGTTGAGACTTTTGTTGCCAAAGCTGCCGAGGTTTTTGAAAAGATTAAG AATCTTGAAACTCGTGTGGCTAGCGATCAGGACCTTAAATTGGGCGACACCCTCCGCTATTATCAGCGTGATAGTGATGCCGCCAAAGCCTTGTTAATACGTCGCCTACGTTGCCTGGCCGCCTATGAGACGGCTAACCGTAATTTGGAGAAGGCTCGTTCGAAAAACAAAGATGTTCATGCG CCTCTGGATGTGCAAGAG GCTGAAACTGCTCAGGCCGAGGCATGTGAGAAATTTGAATCAATGTCAGCCTGCGGCAAGGAAGAGTTAATTGGTTTTCGTAATCGTCGTGTGGCGGCTTTCAAAAAGAG TCTCGTTGAACTCTCCGAACTGGAAATCAAACATGCCAAAACCCAATACGAATATCTTCGTCAATCTTTGTTGGCCTTAAAGGAAATTGCCTGA
- the LOC6642205 gene encoding cytidine deaminase, with protein MSNLIKNFARPDKAEEVVTFGSLDASTQELLKAAFAVRQHAYVPYSGFKVGAAFRAIPSNQIFTGCNVENAAFTPCSCAERTALTKAVSEGAREFSVGAVVAYQEDVFTPPCGVCRQFIREFATVDIPIYIGQALDHRLETKEDPFHPDDPILSTSIFNLLPSSFHTYRK; from the exons ATGTCAAACTTAATTAAGAACTTTGCCCGCCCCGACAAAGCCGAAGAGGTAGTTACCTTTGGTAGTTTGG ATGCTTCAACCCAAGAGCTGCTAAAGGCAGCTTTTGCCGTCCGTCAACATGCGTATGTTCCTTACAGTGGTTTCAAGGTGGGAGCTGCATTTCGCGCCATACCCTCGAATCAAATCTTCACAGGTTGCAATGTGGAGAATGCAGCATTCACACCATGTTCGTGTGCCGAGCGTACAGCCCTGACCAAGGCCGTGAGTGAAGGTGCCAGAGAATTCTCTGTGGGTGCCGTTGTGGCCTATCAGGAGGATGTTTTTACACCTCCGTGCGGTGTGTGTAGGCAATTTATACGTGAATTTGCCACCGTTGATATTCCTATTTATATAGGACAGGCTCTAGATCATAGACTTGAGACTAAGGAGGATCCTTTTCATCCCGATGATCCAATTTTATCTACTTCAATCTTTAATCTGTTGCCAAGCAGTTTTCACACCTATCGGAAGTAA